The Thioalkalivibrio thiocyanodenitrificans ARhD 1 nucleotide sequence GTCCTGCAGGTGCTCGGCTTCATGGCCATGGAGAACGGGCTGTTCCTGGCCGCCGTGTCGGCCACCGGCGGCATGCCCCTGGTGGTGGAACTGGGCGTGGCCTTCGACGTGCTGGTGGCCATGGTGCTGTTCGGCGTGTTCTTCCTGCACATCCGAGAGAGCATCGATTCTCTGGACGTGGACCGTCTCAACCGGTTGACGGAAGCAGAGACCGAGGCGGAGGAGGAACTACGGTGACCGCGCTGCTGCTGACCGTGTTCATCCCGCTCGCCGGCGCTGCGATCCTGGCCCTGCTGCGTGCGCTGGCGGTGGCCGGCTGGGTCAACGTGGCCGTCTCCACGCTGAGCTTCGCGGCTTCCGCCTGGCTTGCCTGGTCGGTGGCGACCGGCGGAGAGATCGCCGGCAACGGCTTCCACGTGGACGCCTTCAACGTCTACCTGGTAACGCTCACCGCCTTCGTCGGCCTGACCACGTCGATCTTCTCGCGGCCCTACATGCGCCATGTCTGCGATACCGGCCGCACCGGCGAGCGCGGCATGCGCGTGTATCACGCCATGTACCAGATGTTCATGTTCACCATGCTGCTGGCGCTCACCACGGACAACCTGGGCATCCTGTGGGTCGCCGTGGAGGGCGCCACCCTGAGCACCGTGCTGCTGGTGTCCCTGTATCGCACGCCGGAAGCGGTGGAGGCGGCCTGGAAATACTTCATCCTCTGCGGCGTGGGCCTTGCACTGGCGCTGTTCGGCACCGTACTCACCTACTTTGCCGCGCAGCATGTCCTGCCCGATCCGCACGCGGGACTGACCTGGAGCGTCCTGTATGCCCATGCCGGGGCGCTCGAGCCGGGCGTCATGGGCCTCGCCTTCGTCTTCATCCTGGTGGGCTACGGCACCAAGGTGGGGCTCGTGCCGCTGCACCAATGGCTGCCGGATGCACACTCCGAGGGCCCCACGCCCATGTCCGCGGTACTCTCCGGGCTGCTGCTGAACGTGGCCCTGTACGCCGTGATCCGCGTCAAGATGCTGGTGGACGGCTCGCTGGCGGACACCGCCACGCCGCACATGGCCGGTTACCTGCTCATGGGCTTCGGCATGCTCTCGTTCATGGTGGCCGCCCTGTTTCTGCACCGCCAGCGCGACATCAAGCGCATGTTCAGCTACTCGTCCATCGAGCACATGGGGCTGATCACCTTCGCCTT carries:
- a CDS encoding hydrogenase 4 subunit F: MTALLLTVFIPLAGAAILALLRALAVAGWVNVAVSTLSFAASAWLAWSVATGGEIAGNGFHVDAFNVYLVTLTAFVGLTTSIFSRPYMRHVCDTGRTGERGMRVYHAMYQMFMFTMLLALTTDNLGILWVAVEGATLSTVLLVSLYRTPEAVEAAWKYFILCGVGLALALFGTVLTYFAAQHVLPDPHAGLTWSVLYAHAGALEPGVMGLAFVFILVGYGTKVGLVPLHQWLPDAHSEGPTPMSAVLSGLLLNVALYAVIRVKMLVDGSLADTATPHMAGYLLMGFGMLSFMVAALFLHRQRDIKRMFSYSSIEHMGLITFAFGLGGPLATFGALLHMLVHSLTKSAIFVTVGHAAHIAGTQNIDHIRGLIRTQPAVGWSLLIGVAAIAGFPPFGVFTSEFLLLTATMQSRPWLTVALLTGLVVAFAGLFRHVHPMVYGVAPEGQKPVQANMLPVMLHLALVLWLGLSIPGFLAVWLDRATELITGVQLL